The following are from one region of the Paenalkalicoccus suaedae genome:
- the galT gene encoding UDP-glucose--hexose-1-phosphate uridylyltransferase — protein MIDARLNELVSYAYVYHLIEEQDIIYTKNQLMDILGIVEAVEEPSLACTRELAEILDDILDWAHGEGLIGDTVTERDLLDTKLMGVFATRPSEVTRAFRHVAKEESIEAATAWFYEWNQDIHYIRRDRIAKNMSWKTPTEFGDIDITVNLSKPEKDPKEIQAAKLATASNYPLCLLCKENVGYAGRLNHPARQNLRTIPVTLNNEEWHLQFSPYVYYHEHAIVFKGAHEPMKITKLTFTRLLDFVEQYPHYFIGSNADLPIVGGSILSHDHYQAGKYEFPMAQAEEEESLSVGDVTISKVKWPMSVLRVKGKRKEDVVAQADRILTAWKAYSDASVDVLATSNEEPHHTITPIARYRSDQFELDLVLRNNRTSDEHPMGIFHPHSEVHHIKKENIGLIEVMGLAVLPGRLKEELQLVGAALTTDVNKLHDERIVKHKEWALDVQKRHSLTESNVESVLQQEVGFVFEAILGHAGVFKRDQAGQQAFVRFLESLK, from the coding sequence ATGATTGATGCACGACTCAATGAACTCGTTTCGTACGCATATGTGTATCACTTAATAGAAGAGCAGGATATTATTTATACAAAGAATCAGTTGATGGACATACTAGGGATTGTCGAAGCGGTAGAAGAGCCAAGTTTAGCGTGTACGCGTGAGCTTGCAGAAATTCTAGACGACATATTAGACTGGGCACATGGGGAAGGGCTTATTGGTGACACCGTTACAGAACGAGATTTACTCGATACGAAGCTCATGGGTGTATTCGCAACGCGTCCTTCTGAGGTTACGAGGGCGTTTCGTCACGTAGCGAAGGAAGAATCAATCGAAGCTGCTACTGCATGGTTTTACGAATGGAATCAGGACATACACTACATTCGCCGCGATCGTATTGCTAAGAATATGAGCTGGAAGACACCAACAGAGTTTGGCGATATTGATATTACCGTTAACCTTTCAAAGCCTGAGAAGGATCCAAAAGAGATTCAGGCCGCAAAGCTCGCGACGGCGTCGAACTATCCGCTTTGCTTGCTTTGTAAAGAAAATGTCGGCTATGCTGGGCGTTTAAATCACCCGGCTAGACAAAATCTGAGGACGATTCCGGTGACATTAAATAACGAAGAGTGGCATCTGCAATTTTCGCCATACGTGTATTATCACGAGCATGCGATTGTGTTTAAAGGCGCGCATGAACCAATGAAGATCACCAAATTAACATTTACGCGACTATTAGACTTTGTCGAGCAGTATCCACACTATTTTATTGGATCAAATGCAGACCTTCCGATTGTCGGAGGCTCGATTTTGAGCCACGATCACTATCAGGCAGGAAAGTATGAGTTTCCAATGGCGCAGGCAGAGGAAGAAGAGAGCCTATCAGTTGGAGATGTCACGATCAGTAAAGTGAAGTGGCCAATGTCTGTTTTACGTGTGAAGGGAAAACGTAAAGAGGATGTGGTGGCGCAAGCTGACCGTATTTTAACAGCTTGGAAAGCTTATAGTGATGCGTCTGTAGACGTGTTAGCTACTTCCAATGAGGAGCCTCATCACACGATTACTCCGATTGCTCGTTACAGGAGCGACCAGTTTGAGCTTGATCTCGTGCTTAGGAACAATCGGACATCTGACGAACATCCTATGGGTATTTTCCACCCGCACAGTGAGGTCCATCATATTAAGAAAGAAAATATTGGGCTGATCGAAGTTATGGGGTTAGCCGTTCTTCCAGGTCGTTTAAAGGAAGAGCTCCAGCTAGTCGGAGCCGCATTGACGACGGATGTGAACAAGCTTCATGACGAACGAATTGTGAAGCATAAAGAGTGGGCGCTTGATGTTCAAAAGCGCCATTCATTAACGGAGTCGAATGTCGAGTCTGTGCTTCAGCAGGAAGTTGGATTTGTATTTGAAGCAATCCTAGGTCACGCTGGCGTATTTAAACGTGATCAAGCAGGACAACAGGCATTCGTTCGATTTTTAGAGTCATTGAAGTAG
- a CDS encoding DeoR/GlpR family DNA-binding transcription regulator encodes MLTLERHERILALLKQQKIAKLHELVEATGASESTIRRDLSILEDDHKLKRIHGGASFLSRKSEEPSLLEKKTQHTTEKDAIGKHAASLVENNDCIYVDAGSTTEAILPHITAKNVTVVTNGLNIIEAALLQNLKVYVLAGYVKTGTRAFVGKAAAESIKQYRFDLAFIGTNGIDVSFGYSTPDPEEASIKAAAIAQSNLAYMVSDPSKFRQTSFTKIADLNEASLITIDYGDDDYLEELSEYTRVEAVKQ; translated from the coding sequence ATGCTGACACTAGAACGCCACGAACGCATCTTAGCTTTGTTAAAACAGCAAAAGATTGCCAAACTACATGAATTAGTCGAAGCTACTGGTGCTTCCGAATCGACGATACGTCGAGACCTTTCCATATTAGAGGACGATCATAAACTCAAACGCATCCATGGTGGTGCCTCGTTTCTTTCTCGTAAAAGCGAAGAACCTTCCCTTTTAGAGAAAAAAACGCAGCACACCACAGAGAAGGATGCGATTGGCAAGCATGCCGCTTCCTTAGTGGAGAATAATGATTGTATTTATGTGGACGCAGGCTCTACGACAGAAGCGATTCTCCCGCACATTACAGCAAAGAATGTCACAGTAGTCACAAACGGACTGAATATTATAGAGGCAGCACTCCTGCAAAACCTCAAGGTTTACGTGTTAGCAGGCTATGTCAAAACAGGTACACGCGCTTTCGTTGGCAAAGCGGCAGCCGAGTCAATCAAACAGTATCGATTTGACCTAGCGTTTATTGGGACAAACGGGATTGACGTAAGCTTTGGTTACTCGACACCAGATCCAGAGGAAGCAAGCATTAAAGCAGCTGCCATTGCGCAGTCTAATCTCGCGTATATGGTTTCTGACCCATCGAAGTTTAGGCAAACGTCCTTTACAAAGATCGCGGATTTAAACGAAGCCTCGCTCATTACGATTGATTACGGTGACGATGACTATCTAGAGGAACTATCTGAATACACAAGAGTAGAGGCGGTGAAGCAATGA
- a CDS encoding ROK family transcriptional regulator: MAGQAGSFKLMKSLNRALILQTIRESEPISRSEIAKRTKLTPPTVTNIVNELLEEELVLESKVGSSNGGRKPIMLTIHADSRYTIGVDVGVKKIRLSLMNMNARIDQTKRVEMPERLTNDTFLSLLETSIEDFLEEIGAYKDSVIGVGIAMHGIVDATSGESIHAPTLKLRHVPIKASLEAALSLPVFVENDAKAMALGEKWFGAGKDYSSFISVNIGEGVGAGVVIRDKLWSGATGLAGEIGHTVLHPDGPTCSCGRKGCLQAFVSGEALRLQAAQAPEESALKKIKEADGAAVYEAAKSGDDFSQRVLREAGKYLGLGLVNIVHFMNPKLVIIGGGVAKAEEYLEAPMKQVLGERALTEDAGETEVVFSPLGEKAALIGAGTLVLSHLFHYEQAGKL; the protein is encoded by the coding sequence ATGGCAGGACAGGCAGGAAGCTTTAAGCTGATGAAATCCTTAAATCGCGCTCTCATTCTCCAAACGATTCGCGAGTCCGAGCCCATCTCACGGTCGGAGATTGCAAAACGGACGAAGCTGACACCTCCGACTGTGACGAATATTGTCAACGAACTATTAGAGGAGGAGCTCGTGTTGGAGAGCAAGGTTGGCTCCTCAAACGGCGGACGTAAGCCGATCATGCTGACCATTCACGCGGACAGTCGTTATACGATCGGCGTGGATGTCGGGGTGAAAAAAATCCGCCTTTCTCTTATGAACATGAACGCGCGCATCGATCAAACGAAGCGCGTCGAGATGCCTGAGCGTCTAACAAACGACACCTTCTTATCACTTTTAGAAACATCGATAGAAGACTTCCTTGAAGAAATAGGAGCTTATAAAGACAGCGTCATCGGCGTCGGTATTGCGATGCACGGAATCGTAGATGCAACGAGCGGAGAGTCGATTCACGCTCCAACACTTAAACTACGTCATGTGCCAATCAAAGCATCGCTTGAGGCAGCGTTGTCCCTTCCTGTGTTTGTCGAAAATGATGCAAAAGCCATGGCACTCGGGGAGAAGTGGTTTGGTGCCGGCAAAGACTATTCCTCGTTTATTAGCGTTAATATCGGCGAGGGCGTTGGTGCCGGAGTCGTCATCCGTGACAAGCTTTGGTCAGGTGCGACTGGACTTGCGGGTGAGATCGGTCATACGGTTTTACATCCAGATGGTCCAACCTGTTCCTGCGGGCGAAAAGGGTGTTTACAAGCGTTTGTATCCGGTGAGGCACTTCGTTTACAGGCAGCTCAGGCACCGGAAGAATCTGCGCTTAAAAAGATAAAGGAAGCAGACGGCGCAGCCGTTTACGAAGCTGCGAAGAGTGGCGACGATTTTTCTCAACGCGTGTTAAGGGAAGCTGGTAAATACTTGGGACTTGGTCTAGTGAATATTGTCCACTTTATGAATCCAAAATTAGTTATTATTGGTGGCGGTGTAGCGAAGGCCGAGGAGTATTTGGAAGCACCGATGAAGCAGGTTTTAGGGGAGCGAGCATTAACAGAGGACGCTGGGGAGACGGAGGTTGTTTTCTCTCCGCTGGGGGAAAAAGCGGCGCTGATCGGCGCAGGAACGTTGGTCCTATCGCATTTATTTCATTACGAACAGGCAGGAAAGCTATGA
- a CDS encoding PAS domain-containing protein, producing the protein MNLQELKNKVIEQTELVFVISDPNQEDNPIIYVNKGFTQLTGYEYDEVVGRNCRFLQGPDTDKQAVETVREAIRKKEEVSVQILNYKKDGSTFWNLLHIDPTYVESEGQYYFVGIQKDVTEYRAQQEKLDSYYQEIELLSTPLVPITDDVSILPIIGNIDERRMNVVIERILPQIEKSEIDILIVDLSSFADIDEAATVGIFQLKDLLKLKGVTMLIAGVTPKVAMKARGLDIDLSSLRSYGSVKQALEAIDKLK; encoded by the coding sequence GTGAACCTGCAGGAATTGAAAAATAAGGTGATCGAGCAAACGGAGCTCGTATTTGTTATTAGCGATCCAAACCAAGAAGATAATCCAATTATATATGTGAATAAAGGGTTCACGCAGCTGACTGGCTATGAGTATGATGAGGTCGTTGGTCGGAACTGTCGTTTTTTACAAGGACCTGATACGGATAAACAAGCGGTGGAGACCGTTCGTGAGGCTATTCGTAAGAAAGAAGAAGTCTCTGTACAAATACTGAATTATAAAAAAGACGGTTCTACTTTTTGGAATCTCCTGCACATTGATCCGACGTATGTAGAGTCGGAAGGGCAATACTACTTTGTTGGGATCCAAAAGGACGTCACGGAGTACCGTGCGCAACAAGAGAAGCTGGACTCGTACTATCAAGAGATCGAGCTACTGTCAACGCCACTTGTCCCAATCACAGATGATGTGTCCATTTTGCCAATTATCGGTAATATTGACGAACGCCGGATGAATGTAGTGATTGAACGGATTTTGCCGCAAATAGAGAAAAGTGAGATCGATATATTGATTGTTGATTTATCAAGCTTTGCAGATATAGACGAGGCAGCTACAGTAGGAATCTTTCAGTTGAAGGATTTGCTTAAATTAAAAGGCGTAACGATGCTTATTGCGGGTGTGACACCTAAGGTTGCTATGAAGGCGCGTGGCCTTGATATCGATTTATCGTCGCTGCGTTCATATGGTTCCGTTAAGCAGGCGTTAGAGGCAATTGATAAGCTAAAGTAA
- the pfkB gene encoding 1-phosphofructokinase — MIYTVTLNPSVDYIMHVSSFEIGKTNRTDAQDMVPGGKGINVSTVLDRFNTQTTLLGFVAGFTGRFIEEKLAHLDTKFITTDGATRINVKLKTGDETEINGQSPVLTEQDVAAFEEAFTHITAEDTVVLCGSLPHSLPKSYYKTLAMKVKEKGARVIIDTSGEPLLHALEAKPTLIKPNKAELEALYEVETSTQEEMEALAKRAVQDGAEHVLVSLGGDGAMLVTKDATYIAEAPKGNVINTVGAGDSMVAGFIYATAQDATPEEILRHCIAFGSATAFSTELATKDEVSALLPTITTSRKEG, encoded by the coding sequence ATGATTTACACAGTAACACTTAATCCTTCCGTCGATTACATCATGCATGTCTCAAGCTTCGAGATCGGCAAGACGAATCGCACGGACGCACAGGACATGGTCCCCGGAGGTAAAGGCATCAACGTCTCTACCGTCCTCGACCGATTTAATACACAAACAACGCTACTTGGCTTTGTTGCTGGATTTACCGGGCGTTTTATTGAAGAAAAATTAGCCCATCTTGATACAAAGTTTATTACGACAGACGGTGCAACGCGAATTAACGTGAAGCTTAAAACCGGAGATGAGACAGAAATTAACGGTCAATCACCTGTTTTAACGGAACAGGATGTTGCAGCATTTGAAGAAGCCTTCACACACATTACAGCGGAAGATACGGTTGTCCTATGTGGTAGCCTTCCACACAGCCTTCCTAAGTCGTACTACAAAACGCTTGCGATGAAGGTGAAAGAAAAAGGTGCCAGAGTCATTATTGATACGAGTGGAGAGCCCTTGTTACACGCACTTGAAGCGAAGCCAACGCTCATTAAGCCAAATAAAGCAGAGCTTGAGGCACTGTATGAGGTGGAAACATCGACACAGGAAGAGATGGAGGCATTAGCGAAGCGCGCTGTACAAGATGGCGCAGAGCATGTTCTTGTTTCTCTCGGAGGAGATGGGGCAATGCTCGTCACGAAGGATGCGACGTATATCGCCGAAGCTCCGAAAGGTAACGTGATCAACACGGTCGGCGCTGGAGATTCCATGGTTGCAGGATTTATTTATGCAACCGCACAGGATGCAACTCCAGAAGAGATTTTACGCCACTGTATCGCATTTGGTAGCGCAACCGCATTTAGCACAGAGTTAGCAACAAAGGACGAAGTGTCAGCACTTCTCCCTACTATAACCACTTCAAGGAAGGAAGGGTAA
- a CDS encoding galactokinase: MKKKVVNGFKEVFQGAKEPRVFFSPGRVNLIGEHTDYNGGYVFPCALTVGTYVAVAPRDDNELRLYSGNFEEKGTISLDLTDLSYREEHDWANYVKGVIVKYAELGHTATTGFDAYFYGNIPNGAGLSSSASIELATAIAWDSLHSFGLDRIPMVQLCQRAENEYIGVNCGIMDQFAIGMGKDQQAILLDCDTLDYSYAPVELGDYKLVIANTNKRRGLADSKYNERRGECEQAASILGVDHLCELTPADFEEKKSLIEDATVQKRAKHAIYENARTVKAQKALEEGDIAEFGELMNASHISLRDDYEVTGQHLDALVQAAWDQPEVIGSRMTGAGFGGCTVSLVKKSGIDDTLTRISKHYEQAVGMKPDFYIVGIGDGTKELV, encoded by the coding sequence ATGAAAAAGAAAGTAGTCAATGGATTTAAAGAAGTGTTCCAAGGTGCCAAAGAGCCCCGCGTATTTTTCTCCCCAGGACGGGTGAATTTGATCGGGGAACATACCGATTATAATGGTGGGTACGTATTCCCTTGTGCGTTAACGGTTGGTACGTATGTGGCAGTTGCGCCGCGCGACGATAATGAGTTGCGTTTGTACTCAGGCAACTTTGAGGAGAAGGGCACGATCTCGCTTGATTTAACGGATCTCTCGTACCGAGAAGAGCACGATTGGGCGAACTACGTGAAGGGAGTCATCGTCAAGTATGCCGAGCTTGGACATACAGCAACCACAGGCTTTGACGCATACTTTTACGGCAACATTCCAAACGGAGCAGGACTCTCGTCTTCGGCGTCGATTGAGCTTGCAACTGCGATTGCCTGGGATAGCTTACATAGCTTCGGCTTAGACAGAATCCCAATGGTCCAGCTTTGTCAGCGCGCGGAGAATGAGTATATTGGTGTTAACTGTGGGATCATGGATCAGTTTGCAATCGGGATGGGCAAGGATCAACAGGCGATTTTGCTCGACTGCGATACGCTTGATTACTCCTATGCGCCAGTGGAGCTTGGTGACTACAAGCTCGTGATCGCAAACACAAATAAACGACGCGGGCTTGCTGATTCTAAGTATAATGAGAGACGAGGAGAGTGCGAGCAGGCAGCAAGCATATTGGGTGTCGATCATTTGTGCGAGCTTACTCCCGCTGACTTTGAGGAGAAAAAATCGTTGATTGAAGACGCTACTGTGCAAAAGCGCGCCAAGCATGCGATTTACGAAAATGCACGCACGGTGAAAGCACAAAAAGCATTAGAGGAAGGCGACATCGCCGAATTTGGAGAGTTAATGAACGCATCGCACATCTCGCTTCGTGACGACTACGAAGTAACTGGGCAGCATCTCGATGCGCTCGTCCAGGCGGCGTGGGATCAGCCAGAAGTGATTGGCTCCAGAATGACAGGAGCAGGCTTTGGTGGCTGTACAGTAAGCCTTGTTAAGAAAAGCGGTATTGATGACACGTTAACCCGAATTTCTAAACACTACGAACAAGCAGTTGGCATGAAGCCAGACTTTTATATCGTTGGCATTGGAGATGGCACAAAAGAGCTCGTTTAA
- a CDS encoding D-2-hydroxyacid dehydrogenase — protein sequence MSTILILRDLSKELENKIKQALPNWTVILSKEKSDWEPHLKDAEIIGGWHRDLPSMLEQAPNLTWIQTWSAGVDSLPLDDLDRRGITVTSANGVHAYPISETIVGMMLSLTRKLHVYGRQQEQKEWHHANLGMEMHEKTVAIVGLGAIGKETAKLCKAFSMKTIGVKRTVTDVDYVDEVLPFDDLMNKLPECDYVINTLPHTKQTEALFSKQVFEKMKESSYFINIGRGETVDEEAMVDALRNKKIAGAGLDVFQEEPLKKESDLWELDNVIITPHTSGSTDVYYTRLVDSIFVPNLEAYVKDQKPTINVVDVKNGY from the coding sequence ATGAGTACGATACTTATTTTGCGTGATTTATCAAAGGAGCTAGAGAATAAAATCAAACAGGCACTTCCAAATTGGACCGTTATCCTATCAAAGGAGAAGTCCGACTGGGAGCCACACCTAAAAGACGCAGAGATCATTGGTGGATGGCACCGCGATTTACCATCTATGCTTGAGCAGGCACCAAACCTTACATGGATTCAAACGTGGAGCGCCGGCGTAGATTCTCTACCTTTAGATGACCTCGATCGCCGAGGTATTACTGTGACGAGTGCAAACGGCGTTCATGCCTATCCTATTTCCGAAACAATTGTAGGAATGATGCTTTCACTAACGAGGAAGCTCCATGTATATGGGAGACAACAAGAGCAAAAAGAATGGCATCATGCGAACTTAGGTATGGAAATGCATGAGAAAACAGTAGCCATTGTAGGATTAGGTGCAATTGGGAAAGAAACAGCGAAGCTTTGTAAGGCGTTCTCGATGAAGACAATCGGAGTGAAAAGAACGGTTACCGATGTTGATTATGTTGACGAAGTATTACCGTTTGATGATCTAATGAATAAGCTACCAGAGTGTGATTATGTGATTAATACTCTTCCCCACACAAAGCAAACAGAGGCCCTTTTTTCTAAACAAGTATTTGAGAAGATGAAGGAGTCGAGCTATTTTATTAATATCGGACGAGGAGAGACGGTGGACGAAGAGGCCATGGTCGATGCACTTCGGAATAAAAAGATTGCTGGGGCAGGACTAGATGTGTTTCAGGAGGAGCCGTTAAAGAAAGAAAGTGACCTATGGGAGCTTGATAATGTGATCATTACGCCGCATACATCTGGCTCAACAGACGTTTATTACACGAGGCTTGTGGACAGCATTTTTGTACCAAACTTAGAGGCGTATGTAAAAGATCAAAAGCCGACTATTAATGTTGTCGATGTTAAAAACGGCTATTAA
- the galE gene encoding UDP-glucose 4-epimerase GalE, translating into MAVLVCGGAGYIGSHGVAELLAKGEEVIVVDNLQTGHKEAVLEGATLYQGDLRDETFLDTVFTNHTISDVIHFAADSLVGVSMNEPLAYYDNNVYGAISLLKKMQQYDVKRIVFSSTAATYGEPDSVPIKETARTAPTNPYGETKLAIERMLHWSAKAYGMEYVVLRYFNVAGSHPTVDIGEDHQPETHLIPIVLQVALGQRDKIMIFGDDYDTEDGTCIRDYIHVNDLIQAHVLAVDYLRNGGKSDVFNLGNGNGFSVKQVIDTVREVTGKEIPSEVAPRRAGDPAKLVASSDKAREVLGWTPKYDTVASMVETAWNWMQKHPNGYEGSN; encoded by the coding sequence ATGGCAGTATTAGTATGCGGAGGCGCAGGATATATCGGAAGCCACGGAGTAGCAGAACTACTCGCAAAAGGAGAAGAGGTTATCGTCGTCGACAACCTCCAGACAGGGCATAAGGAAGCCGTGCTAGAAGGCGCAACGCTCTACCAAGGTGACCTGCGAGATGAGACCTTTTTGGACACTGTCTTTACGAATCACACGATTAGCGACGTGATCCACTTCGCCGCGGATTCACTCGTTGGCGTCAGCATGAACGAACCACTTGCTTATTATGATAACAACGTATACGGCGCGATCAGCCTGCTGAAAAAAATGCAGCAGTATGACGTTAAACGAATTGTTTTTTCATCCACAGCGGCAACGTACGGAGAGCCGGATTCGGTCCCAATCAAGGAGACCGCGCGAACGGCGCCGACAAATCCATATGGCGAGACGAAGCTTGCGATTGAGCGAATGCTCCACTGGTCTGCTAAGGCGTATGGGATGGAATATGTGGTGCTACGTTACTTTAACGTGGCGGGATCGCACCCGACGGTCGATATCGGGGAGGACCATCAGCCAGAGACACACCTTATTCCAATCGTGCTCCAGGTAGCACTGGGTCAGCGTGATAAAATCATGATCTTTGGAGACGATTATGATACAGAGGACGGGACGTGCATTCGAGACTACATCCATGTCAATGATTTGATTCAAGCGCATGTGTTGGCTGTTGATTACTTGCGAAACGGTGGGAAATCGGATGTCTTTAACTTAGGAAATGGCAATGGCTTTAGCGTAAAGCAAGTGATTGATACGGTGAGAGAAGTGACAGGTAAAGAGATTCCAAGTGAAGTAGCGCCTAGACGTGCGGGGGATCCTGCGAAGCTAGTGGCGTCGTCTGATAAGGCACGTGAAGTGCTTGGATGGACGCCTAAGTATGATACGGTTGCATCTATGGTAGAAACGGCATGGAACTGGATGCAAAAGCACCCAAACGGTTATGAAGGGAGCAACTAA
- a CDS encoding MarR family winged helix-turn-helix transcriptional regulator translates to MNRNMEEIVGYQLGVVTHLLHNKYQSSLAEHDLTRAQLKVLYLLNKFGEQSQLALSKKLFIQGSTMNGIIESMLKKNLIEKHESKEDRRSKLVTITSAGKELEEKMWQRMLDSEEELLKGFSKEEIQIIHSFLKRMKANVQEEE, encoded by the coding sequence ATGAATCGAAATATGGAGGAAATTGTAGGCTATCAGCTAGGGGTAGTCACGCATTTACTTCACAATAAGTATCAAAGCTCCTTAGCTGAGCACGATTTAACCAGAGCGCAACTAAAGGTACTCTACTTACTCAATAAATTTGGAGAACAGTCGCAGCTTGCGCTATCTAAGAAGCTATTTATCCAAGGGTCTACGATGAATGGGATTATTGAGTCAATGTTAAAGAAGAATCTCATCGAAAAACATGAAAGTAAGGAAGATCGACGAAGTAAGCTCGTTACGATTACTTCAGCAGGAAAAGAGCTAGAAGAAAAAATGTGGCAACGAATGCTTGATTCGGAAGAGGAGCTATTGAAGGGATTTTCGAAGGAAGAAATACAAATCATTCACAGCTTTTTAAAACGGATGAAGGCGAACGTGCAAGAGGAGGAATAA
- a CDS encoding catalase — protein sequence MSKKLTTNQGVPIRDNQNSRTAGENGPILLEDYQLLEKIAHFDREKVPERVVHARGFGAHGVFKVKNSMKRYTKAKFLQEEGQETPIFTRFSTVIHGHHSPETLRDPRGFSVKFYTEEGNYDFVGNNLPVFFIRDTMKFPDVIHSLKPDPRTNVQDGNRYWDFMSLTPESTNMLLHLFSDEGIPRSYRTMRGSSVHAFKWVNAHGNYVYVKYRWVPKLGIQSLSAEEAEEIQGKDFNHASVDTFNAIEEGDFPEWDLYVQFLQPEDLDEYDFNPLDATKEWFEDDFPYHHVGTMTLNKNVENFFAETESVGFNPGVLVPGIEPSEDKMLQGRLFSYSDTQRYRIGTNYLQLPINCPYAQVANNQRDGAMPYAQQKSTINYEPNSHEGEPEEDPSQLEHQAPVHGVTGRQPIEKKNDFGHAGQVWNTFTDEYKESLVKNLTDELGAIDEKIAMRQLCNFYRASEELGKRVSDNLNIDIESYLQSMHNN from the coding sequence ATGAGTAAAAAGCTGACAACGAATCAAGGTGTACCTATTCGTGACAACCAGAACTCACGCACCGCGGGTGAGAATGGTCCGATTCTATTAGAGGATTATCAACTACTTGAGAAGATTGCCCATTTTGACCGTGAAAAAGTACCGGAGCGTGTCGTACACGCTAGAGGCTTTGGTGCTCATGGTGTCTTCAAAGTAAAAAATAGTATGAAGCGCTATACAAAAGCAAAGTTTCTCCAAGAAGAAGGGCAAGAAACGCCAATCTTCACACGTTTTTCCACTGTTATTCATGGACATCATTCGCCAGAGACACTTCGTGATCCACGAGGATTCTCAGTGAAGTTTTATACAGAAGAAGGGAACTATGATTTTGTGGGGAATAATCTCCCTGTTTTCTTCATTCGAGATACAATGAAATTTCCTGACGTTATTCACTCATTAAAGCCCGATCCGCGCACGAACGTCCAAGATGGTAATCGCTATTGGGACTTTATGTCGTTAACGCCGGAATCGACAAACATGCTCCTTCATCTTTTCTCCGATGAAGGAATTCCACGCAGCTATCGCACGATGCGAGGGTCATCTGTGCATGCTTTTAAGTGGGTAAATGCCCACGGTAACTACGTGTACGTGAAATACCGTTGGGTACCGAAGCTTGGTATTCAAAGCTTATCTGCGGAGGAAGCGGAAGAAATTCAAGGCAAGGACTTTAACCACGCAAGTGTAGATACGTTTAACGCCATTGAAGAAGGCGATTTCCCAGAATGGGATCTATACGTACAGTTCTTACAGCCAGAGGACTTAGATGAGTATGATTTCAATCCATTAGATGCAACGAAGGAATGGTTTGAGGATGACTTCCCATATCACCACGTTGGTACGATGACACTTAATAAAAACGTAGAGAATTTCTTTGCGGAAACAGAGTCCGTTGGATTTAACCCGGGCGTTTTAGTGCCTGGTATTGAGCCGTCAGAGGATAAGATGCTACAAGGACGTCTCTTCTCCTACTCGGATACGCAGCGCTACCGTATTGGAACGAACTATTTACAGCTTCCAATCAACTGTCCTTATGCACAAGTAGCAAACAATCAGCGTGATGGTGCTATGCCATATGCACAACAAAAAAGTACGATAAACTATGAGCCGAATAGCCACGAAGGTGAGCCGGAGGAAGATCCGTCGCAGCTTGAGCACCAGGCACCAGTGCATGGTGTGACAGGTCGTCAACCGATCGAGAAGAAAAACGACTTTGGCCATGCAGGCCAAGTGTGGAACACCTTTACTGATGAGTATAAGGAGTCACTCGTTAAAAACCTCACGGACGAATTAGGCGCTATCGATGAAAAAATTGCGATGCGTCAGCTATGTAATTTTTATCGTGCGAGTGAAGAGCTTGGTAAGCGAGTGTCGGACAACTTAAATATCGATATAGAGTCTTACTTACAAAGCATGCACAACAATTAA